The Campylobacter sp. MG1 genome includes the window TAACGCCATAACTATTATAAGAACACTTGCTAGAATACTTAAAGTAAAAAATGTTTTTTTATGTTTTAAATTTTCTTTTAATTCTTTGCTTAAATCAAAAAACATCATAGCAAAACTATAAAGTCCTAAAACAGCCCCACTATATACTATAATTTGAGCAGCACCTAAAAACTCTGCTCCTAATAAAAAATAATGAGCACTTAAAAATATCATACCACAAGCAAGAGAACTAAGAGAATGAAGTATATTTTTAGAATATATAGCTATTATAAAAAAACCTATTACTAAAGCTGCAAAAAAATAAAAAACTAATAATTCAAGCATTTTTAACCTCTTCGTTATTTGTAGAAATTGAAATTTCATAATAATTTGGCGTAGCTTTTACAAAATCATCAGCATCAGCTCTTAAACTTCCAGCACCTTCAAATTCAACTTGATTAATTAGATTATCAATTGGAGTTAATATATCTTTTTTATGTGCGAAATATGACCTTTGCTCTGCTGCGTTTTCATATTCAACCCCATGCACGATAGCAAGTTCAGGACAAACCTCAGCACAAAATCCACAATAAATACAACGACCAAGATTAATAGAATAATTACTTACTAATTTTCTACCATCATCGCCTAATTTTGTCTCCATTCTAATACAATTTGAAATACAAATTTTTTCACACAACCCACAACCAATACAGCGTTCATTTTCGCTTTCAATAAATCTTTGTAATCTATGCACAGCACGATAACGATTATCTAGTTTCATTTTTTCCATTGGATATTTAATAGTTGCACTATTATTAGGCTTAAAAACTTCTTTTGCTATTAAAAATATTCCTGAAAATAATTCAGTATTCAAACATCTTTTAACGCTTTTTATAAATTTTTCATAAGGGCTTAAAATAAGCTTTCTTTCTTTATCAACATAATAATATTTTTTCATTTTCATCCTTATAAGGCTAATAAAGCCGTAACGATTAAATTAATACAAGCAAGTGGCAACAAAATTAAATAACAAGTTCTCATAACCTGATCAGCTCTTAAATGTGGAAATGCACCTCTAGCCCAAAAATAACCTGAAAAAATCAAACAAACTTTTAAAAACATAGCTATAGCACCTGGAATAAAGTAAAAATCGTTATATCCACCTAAAAATAATAAATTTATTAAAATAGCACCTAACATCATACTAGCATATTCACCTATAAAAAACATTCCCCAGCGAAGACCGCTATATTCAGTGCCATAACCTGCAACTAATTCAGGATCGTTTTCTGCTAGACATAAAGGAGTTCTGTTCGTTTCAATAAAAATTGCTATTGTAAATAAAACAAATGCGATAGGTTGTTTAAATACTAACCAAGATAAAATTCCACCATGTTGATAATTATTTACATCTACTAAACTCATAGACCCAGTTAATAATACTATGGCTAATAAACAAAGACCACTAATGCTCTCATAAGATATTATGCTAACTAAAGCCCTAGCTCCACCTAATAATGCATATTTATTATAACTAGCCATACCACCTAAAAATATAGCATAAGTACAAATTGATGAACATCCAGCGATATATAAAACCGCTATATTTACATCAGCAATAATTGGTTTTATAACATAGCCAAATAATTTAAATTCAGGAAATAACGGAACTGCTGCAAATGCCATAAATACGCATATCGTGGATATTAATGGTGCAAATTTAAATACTTTACTATTCGCAAGATACGGCGTTATATCTTCTTTTGTAAATAATTTAATCATATCAGGAACAATTTGTAAAACCCCACTAGGTCCTACCATATCAGGCCCTACTCTTCTATGAATTCTAGCTAAAGCCTTTCTTTCTAAAAATGTAGCAAAACCTGGTAAGGCAGCAAAAACTGCTAAAACTAATATACATTTTATTATTGTAGTAGTAAAAAATATAAAATCACTCATAGCTAATTTCCTTTATATTTAACGCATAGTAGCGTCTTGTTTTAAAGAATTTATAAGGATTAATCTTATCATCAAAAGTAGGTAAATAAGCACCATTTTCAATATTCTTATCTAAAACTACTTTTATAATAATTTCATCTTTATCATCATAAATCTTAACCATAGAATTTTCTTTTAAATTATGTTTAGCTAGATAATCTTTACTTGCGTAAAGTGAAGCACATTCGTTAAAAAAGCTTGATTTATTGGTGTATTTTGATAGATTTCCAATTGGGTTTGCAAGTATTACAATATCATCTTTTTTACATTCGCAAGTTGATTTTATATTTTGTGGAATTTGATTATCTTGTTTTAAATTCTTTACAAACTCACAAGTATCAATTAAATACCCACGATGATTATTTCCTGCATTATCATAATGATTTGTCAAATCATCAAAAGCAATATTTAAAAAGCCTTTATCTTTAGGTAATTGCTCTGTATATTCAATCGTATAAAGTGCATCTAATCCAAGAGCATTTGCTAAATCATTTAAATAATATCCTTTAAATTTAAGTGCAGCATTCGTAGGAACAAGCCTTTTATCATAATTTACAAATGTTCCTTCTTGCTCAAGTAGATTTGAACTAGCAAGATTATTATGCTCATCATTTGAGAATGAGAAATCTCCACGCTCATTATATCCTAGCGTAAAACCATCACTAGCTTTACTTAATTTACACAATAAACTTACACCTAAAGTATTAGTGCGTGGTGGGATTAACATAACTTTAAAATCAGTTAATTTTTGGATATTTGCAAGTAAATACGCTAAATATTTTGCATTTTCATGGTAAAAATAATCATTTCCGATAATTAAAGTAAAATTAGCTTTTTTAAGTAATAAATCTTTTAATTTATCTTCATCAAATCCTAATTCTTTAGCTAGACTTGATTTTTTGATTGTTTCTTGCTTTTTCTCTTTAATCTCATTGCCTTCAGCATCTTTACTTTTAACTTCTACTTCAATTTGTTCTTCATAAAAAGCGTCTTTGATATATGCTAAATCCTGCGGCAAGTCTTTTGCAAAATATTGTAAAATAAATTCTAAAACTTGAGCTTCTTTACCATAATCACAATTTACACTTACGAAATTCTTAGCAATTTTTGAAAATTTTGTATCTTTAATAGGATGAAAATAAAGCCCAGCACCCTTATTCATAACAATTGCATTATTTACTTTATAAGATAAAGTAGGATTATCGTGTCTTAAAAAACTTCCTGCAATTACAATAAAATCAGATTTTTTAACATCATCACTACTTGCATTATAAAAACTACCTGAATGAGCGCAAAAAGTCTTTAAGAAATCTTGAAAACATAAAGCTTCATTATTTACTAAATTAAAGCCATATTTTTGTCTAAGTAATTCTAAAATATATGCTTCTTCATTTGTTATATAGCTGTTAAATTTCACATTTTTAATTTTATTATCTTTAAACAACGATACTAAGCGATTAAACTCTACTTCATCTTTACCTTTACAATCACTTGCTATATCATAAGCAAATCTTGCAGCCTTATTTAAAGTAGTAAAATGAAAATCATTTGAAACTCTATAAACCATCTTAGTATTATCTTTAATACTTTTTTGTTTAACATCATAATACATAAGCTCACAATCACTACTATGTGGATTACTAGCAGGTATGCGAGTAAGTTCCCAAGCATTTGAGCGATATTGAAAATTCTTATTAATAATTGCACCAGTCGGACAAACACTAACACACTCAGCACATTCTTGACAATCTAAAGTTGTTCCATTTTGTGGAGCTATTAGTGATTTTTGAAATTTTGTCCAAACTGCATAAGCATCTTTACTCATAGTATCTTTAAAATCTTTATCAGGTGCATCTCCACCACGAGCTATAGTTTTTAACTCACTATCTCCGATTTTGTCCTTACATACGGTAATACATCTTTCACAAACTATACAAAGACTTGGGTCATATTGTAAAGCACCCCAATCTTGATGTCTTCTATCTATTTCTTTTATCCAATGATTTTGAGTATCCACTTGTGCTTTATGCGTGAAATTCTGTAATTCACATTCTCCACTTTTATCACAAACTCCACATTGTAATGGGTGATTTATGCAATAAGTTTGCATAATAGCATTTCTTTCGTCCCATAATTCTTTAGTATTGCTTAATACCTGCATTCCATCTTTTACTTTAGTATTACAAGCGTATGAGCGTTTGCCATCAATTTCAACCATACACATTCTACAAGCTAAAGTTGGGCTGCAATCATTTAAATAGCAAATTGCAGGTATGAAAATATCATTAGCACG containing:
- a CDS encoding NADH-quinone oxidoreductase subunit J, which produces MLELLVFYFFAALVIGFFIIAIYSKNILHSLSSLACGMIFLSAHYFLLGAEFLGAAQIIVYSGAVLGLYSFAMMFFDLSKELKENLKHKKTFFTLSILASVLIIVMALGFKFQNIKASLPFNDWEDTQSIGIILFTKYILAFELIALVLLIAIIAAIALVSKKIKD
- the nuoI gene encoding NADH-quinone oxidoreductase subunit NuoI, producing the protein MKKYYYVDKERKLILSPYEKFIKSVKRCLNTELFSGIFLIAKEVFKPNNSATIKYPMEKMKLDNRYRAVHRLQRFIESENERCIGCGLCEKICISNCIRMETKLGDDGRKLVSNYSINLGRCIYCGFCAEVCPELAIVHGVEYENAAEQRSYFAHKKDILTPIDNLINQVEFEGAGSLRADADDFVKATPNYYEISISTNNEEVKNA
- the nuoH gene encoding NADH-quinone oxidoreductase subunit NuoH, which gives rise to MSDFIFFTTTIIKCILVLAVFAALPGFATFLERKALARIHRRVGPDMVGPSGVLQIVPDMIKLFTKEDITPYLANSKVFKFAPLISTICVFMAFAAVPLFPEFKLFGYVIKPIIADVNIAVLYIAGCSSICTYAIFLGGMASYNKYALLGGARALVSIISYESISGLCLLAIVLLTGSMSLVDVNNYQHGGILSWLVFKQPIAFVLFTIAIFIETNRTPLCLAENDPELVAGYGTEYSGLRWGMFFIGEYASMMLGAILINLLFLGGYNDFYFIPGAIAMFLKVCLIFSGYFWARGAFPHLRADQVMRTCYLILLPLACINLIVTALLAL
- a CDS encoding NADH-quinone oxidoreductase subunit G; this translates as MKININGKECLANDGDYVLQVARANDIFIPAICYLNDCSPTLACRMCMVEIDGKRSYACNTKVKDGMQVLSNTKELWDERNAIMQTYCINHPLQCGVCDKSGECELQNFTHKAQVDTQNHWIKEIDRRHQDWGALQYDPSLCIVCERCITVCKDKIGDSELKTIARGGDAPDKDFKDTMSKDAYAVWTKFQKSLIAPQNGTTLDCQECAECVSVCPTGAIINKNFQYRSNAWELTRIPASNPHSSDCELMYYDVKQKSIKDNTKMVYRVSNDFHFTTLNKAARFAYDIASDCKGKDEVEFNRLVSLFKDNKIKNVKFNSYITNEEAYILELLRQKYGFNLVNNEALCFQDFLKTFCAHSGSFYNASSDDVKKSDFIVIAGSFLRHDNPTLSYKVNNAIVMNKGAGLYFHPIKDTKFSKIAKNFVSVNCDYGKEAQVLEFILQYFAKDLPQDLAYIKDAFYEEQIEVEVKSKDAEGNEIKEKKQETIKKSSLAKELGFDEDKLKDLLLKKANFTLIIGNDYFYHENAKYLAYLLANIQKLTDFKVMLIPPRTNTLGVSLLCKLSKASDGFTLGYNERGDFSFSNDEHNNLASSNLLEQEGTFVNYDKRLVPTNAALKFKGYYLNDLANALGLDALYTIEYTEQLPKDKGFLNIAFDDLTNHYDNAGNNHRGYLIDTCEFVKNLKQDNQIPQNIKSTCECKKDDIVILANPIGNLSKYTNKSSFFNECASLYASKDYLAKHNLKENSMVKIYDDKDEIIIKVVLDKNIENGAYLPTFDDKINPYKFFKTRRYYALNIKEISYE